gatataattttgtttgtagCATCGAATTCACCAAATGCATCAAGACAATTAACAAAACAGAACCTTGAAACCTTCTTCATTGAAGTCTTGTTTCCCCACCAGACCTAGCGAGCAGCCACGACAGAACATCGTTTCTGACAATCTCAACATTTTCATCGGTCTCTCCGAACAGCAAGGAATGCATCATCCCGTCGTAAACCTTGATGGTCTTATCGAGGGTCCTGGCTTCGCGGTACAACTCCCTACTCACATCGGGGTCGGTGACAGCATCGGCGCTGCCGTGCAAGACAATGAAAGGAAGGTTGACATCAGAGAGCCTCTGATTGAGGAAGTCGGTAACCCTTAAAAGTTCGACGACGGTGCCCAACCTCGGCTTTCCGCGATACCTCAAAGGGTTCATGTTGGCGATGAGTTTCTTGCGGGGAACCTTGACGGACTTGAAGAGGAGATCGGGGGTGGGGACGATGGGGAGAGTGGGGAAGAATCTGGCGAGGAAGGTGAGGATCTGGGGAATGGGCCATCTGGGTCTGACGCTGTCGGAGATTTTGCACATGGGGGCGACTAAAACGGCGCCGTTGAAGGGTTCCGGGGAGAGGAAGTGAATGAGGAGGCAGATGGCGGCGCCCATGGACTCGCCGAAGAGAAAAGAGGGGAGGTGTTGGAATTGGGGGTTTTGTTGTTTGATAGAGTTGAAGAAGGAGAGGCAATCGTCTGCGACGAGGTTTACGGAGGGGACGAAGAGAGCTCCAGGACACTGAGTATATTTTAATCCGAGCTCTCTTTGTCGGAAGTTTCGTCGATAGGGGAGCGGAATCGGCGAAGGTTGTTCTTGCGGAAGCGGGAGTAGGAGAAGGCGTTGGCGGCAACGGTGAGAGTAAAGAGAGCTCCGGCGAGCTTGGTGGCGGTGAGGAAGAACGCGACCAGCGTCATCGTAATGCGTGTTTCAGTTGCTAAGTAACCCTCTAAGTGCCACGTCATTGACACGTCAGTGCCAAATTatcagccacttaacaccgttagtgtgtatttaacggagatgactacattgacacaaattttttctatgtttggattcaattgacacttttacaccacgtgaggacgacaatgaaacttttttaaaaatgaggatgaatttgacacaattcaaccaaactggggacaaaggaagcaattaaaccaaaCTATTTCTTACCAGaaaacaattttactttctgtacTCCACAATTTCGTTGTGCAGCccaaacttatttatttatcaatcaAATAAGTTACTTTCAACATATTTcaatatattgataattttatataatgtttttttttatatattgaattgagtgaaatatatttttaatttctaaactttaacatacaattaaaatttattactttttgaaactttaatctaatttaattattaaattttaaaaaataaataaatataattcttctaataattattttttataagtaaaatgGTATTtcatattaatgtaaaaataaaataatatatctattcATAGCTAAAAGTTATAAGGTAAAAATGTAGGGGGATTCCAATTTGACATATAATAAAGTTTTTCCTATATTTCTGATCACCTTATTTGCA
This window of the Vigna angularis cultivar LongXiaoDou No.4 chromosome 7, ASM1680809v1, whole genome shotgun sequence genome carries:
- the LOC128197881 gene encoding caffeoylshikimate esterase-like; amino-acid sequence: NTHYDDAGRVLPHRHQARRSSLYSHRCRQRLLLLPLPQEQPSPIPLPYRRNFRQRELGLKYTQCPGALFVPSVNLVADDCLSFFNSIKQQNPQFQHLPSFLFGESMGAAICLLIHFLSPEPFNGAVLVAPMCKISDSVRPRWPIPQILTFLARFFPTLPIVPTPDLLFKSVKVPRKKLIANMNPLRYRGKPRLGTVVELLRVTDFLNQRLSDVNLPFIVLHGSADAVTDPDVSRELYREARTLDKTIKVYDGMMHSLLFGETDENVEIVRNDVLSWLLARSGGETRLQ